Proteins co-encoded in one Ooceraea biroi isolate clonal line C1 chromosome 9, Obir_v5.4, whole genome shotgun sequence genomic window:
- the LOC105276198 gene encoding frizzled-2 produces MPWTAMIMILSGAVAATIALHSSTALDSSNAFAHHGRCEPISINLCMDIPYNETIMPNLMNHQKQEDAGQEVHQYAPLVKMKCSPDLQFFLCTVYAPVCTIIEKAIPPCRSLCESARSGCEGLMNSFGFAWPEALDCAKMPENDGKQLCVGTNETTTPQEPAAPVYPPPRIPVAEFQPSWNEGPKSYGNGGSSGFALGARDFGFVCPVHFKVPHGLGYSLKVGDKVEQDCGAPCDGMFFTERERRFSRVWVGTWASICAASCFFTFLTFLIDTDRFRYPERPIIFLSVCYLMVALVYVIGWVSGNSIACREPFPPPIGIRVQMASTIAQGTKHELCTVLFMVLYFFGMASSIWWVILTLTWFLAAGLKWGHEAIETNSQYFHLAAWAAPAVKTVTILAMGKVEGDILSGVCYVGLWNVEALRGFVLAPLCVYLLLGTVFLLAGFVSLFRIRTVMKHDGTKTDKLEKLMIRIGIFSVLYIVPALIVIACLFYEQAYFDQWMLTWNMEMCSRPVPQSLYSLPCPVGERTRDLGHRPEFEVFMIKYLMAMIVGITSSFWVWSKKTLTSWQQFFHHIRGHRAEAYV; encoded by the exons ATGCCGTGGACGGCGATGATCATGATCCTGTCCGGCGCGGTGGCCGCGACTATCGCGCTACATTCTTCCACCGCCCTGGACAGCAGCAACGCGTTCGCGCATCACGGCCGCTGCGAGCCGATCAGCATCAATCTGTGCATGGACATCCCATATAACGAGACGATCATGCCAAACCTGATGAACCATCAGAAGCAGGAGGACGCCGGCCAGGAGGTGCACCAGTACGCGCCCCTGGTCAAGATGAAGTGCAGTCCGGATCTGCAATTCTTCCTGTGCACCGTCTACGCGCCCGTGTGCACCATCATCGAGAAGGCGATACCGCCGTGTCGATCCCTGTGCGAGAGTGCACGGTCCGGCTGCGAGGGCCTGATGAACAGCTTCGGTTTTGCGTGGCCAGAGGCCCTGGACTGCGCCAAGATGCCAGAGAACGATGGCAAGCAGCTATGTGTGGGCACAAATGAGACCACCACACCCCAAGAGCCAGCTGCACCGGTCTACCCACCGCCTCGTATACCAGTGGCAGAGTTCCAGCCATCCTGGAACGAGGGGCCGAAATCGTATGGCAATGGTGGGAGCAGCGGCTTTGCTCTCGGTGCCAGAGACTTTGGCTTTGTCTGTCCAGTTCATTTCAAGGTTCCCCATGGATTAGGATACTCGCTGAAGGTTGGCGACAAGGTAGAGCAGGATTGCGGGGCACCCTGTGATGGAATGTTCTTCACcgagcgagaaagaagatTCTCAAGAGTATGGGTTGGCACTTGGGCTTCCATATGTGCCGCATCATGTTTCTTCACGTTCCTGACATTTCTGATTGACACAGATAGGTTCAG GTACCCAGAAAGACCCATCATTTTCTTGTCGGTGTGTTACTTAATGGTGGCGCTGGTTTATGTGATCGGCTGGGTGTCGGGTAATTCCATAGCTTGTAGAGAGCCGTTCCCACCACCCATAGGTATCCGAGTGCAAATGGCATCGACGATCGCCCAAGGTACCAAGCACGAGCTGTGCACGGTACTTTTTATGGTGCTCTACTTCTTTGGTATGGCATCGAGCATCTGGTGGGTCATTCTGACTCTCACATGGTTCCTAGCGGCCGGACTAAAATGGGGGCACGAGGCGATCGAGACTAATTCGCAGTACTTTCACCTAGCCGCCTGGGCTGCACCAGCTGTCAAGACCGTCACTATCCTGGCGATGGGAAAAGTGGAAG GCGATATACTGTCCGGTGTTTGCTACGTTGGTCTCTGGAATGTAGAGGCTCTTCGAGGCTTCGTGCTGGCGCCGCTATGCGTTTACCTTCTACTGGGCACCGTGTTTCTGCTGGCGGGCTTCGTTTCGCTGTTCCGTATACGGACGGTGATGAAACACGACGGCACGAAAACCGACAAGCTTGAGAAACTCATGATTCGCATCGGTATATTTTCCGTACTGTACATAGTTCCTGCTCTGATCGTCATCGCCTGCCTCTTCTACGAGCAGGCGTATTTCGATCAGTGGATGCTCACGTGGAACATGGAAATGTGTTCGCGGCCAGTCCCACAGTCTCTCTACTCATTACCGTGTCCGGTCGGTGAGCGTACCCGCGATCTCGGTCATAGACCTGAATTCGAGGTCTTCATGATCAAATACCTCATGGCGATGATCGTCGGTATCACTAGCAGCTTCTGGGTATGGTCTAAGAAAACCCTTACCAGCTGGCAGCAGTTCTTCCATCACATACGAGGTCATCGAGCTGAGGCTTACGTTTAA